Proteins from a genomic interval of Scatophagus argus isolate fScaArg1 chromosome 6, fScaArg1.pri, whole genome shotgun sequence:
- the guk1b gene encoding guanylate kinase 1b — protein MSGPRPVVLSGPSGAGKSTLLKRLMKEHEGVFGFSVSHTTRNPRPGEEDGKGLNKLPMLLGATLLPVADVLSSEDLEMSTSFSCPNESETTDKDYHFTTRETMQEWIDNGEFIENAEFSGNMYGTSKAAVEDVQAQNLICILDVDIQGVKRIKETDLNPIYISIQPPSMDILEKRLRDRQTETEESLQKRLEAARIDMELSKEPGVFDIVIINDDLEKAYEELKAILNEEIQKVQEAKS, from the exons ATGTCAGGACCGAGGCCCGTGGTGCTGAGCGGCCCCTCCGGAGCAGGGAAGAGCACTCTGCTGAAAAGGCTGATGAAGGAACACGAGGGCGTCTTTGGATTCAGTGTGTCac ACACAACAAGAAACCCTCGACCAGGAGAGGAAGATGGCAAAG GGCTGAACAAGCTCCCCATGCTTCTGGGGGCTACTTTACTGCCCGTAGCAGACGTCTTATCCTCTGAAGACTTAGAAATGTCAACTTCATTTTCGTGTCCAAACGAATCAGAAACCACAGATAAAG ACTACCACTTCACAACGAGGGAGACCATGCAGGAGTGGATTGACAACGGAGAATTCATCGAAAATGCAGAATTTTCCGGCAACATGTACGGCACAAG TAAAGCTGCCGTAGAAGACGTGCAGGCCCAGAACCTAATCTGCATCTTAGATGTGGACATCCAGGGGGTGAAGAGGATTAAAGAGACTGACCTTAACCCCATCTACATCTCCATCCAGCCTCCCTCCATGGATATCCTg GAAAAACGTCTGAGGGACAGGCAGACTGAAACAGAGGAGAGCTTACAGAAACGTCTGGAGGCAGCTCGCATCGATATGGAGCTCA GTAAGGAGCCCGGAGTGTTTGATATAGTCATCATCAATGATGACTTAGAGAAGGCCTATGAGGAGCTTAAAGCTATCCTTAACGAA GAAATCCAAAAGGTTCAGGAAGCCAAATCATAA